The proteins below are encoded in one region of Acidithiobacillus ferrooxidans ATCC 23270:
- the hisC gene encoding histidinol-phosphate transaminase, translating to MCNSYLEYTAAGVSDLRPYQPGKPLAELERELGIRDAIKLASNENPLGPSPLALAAVREVLPALAQYPEGSAPELRALLARQLDLDPGQFIFGNGSDQVVELAVRALAGPGTEVIVSQYAFAAYAIAAQASGATVRVAPARDYGHDLDAMASLLNANTRLVFIANPNNPTGTYLTADALETFIDSVPSHALVVLDEAYLELMDAADYPDGRRWLRRFGNLMLTRTFSKAYGLAGLRCGYGIGHPDLMAVLERVRQPFNVNTLAQVAAHAALTDRAHLQATLANNRQGIVALRDGLCNLGLTILPPAGNFTAFAVPGGGQRVYEALLLRGVIVRPLTPYGMPDHLRVSVGLPVENQRFLTMLGEVL from the coding sequence ATGTGCAATAGCTATCTGGAATATACGGCGGCGGGTGTGTCCGATCTGCGTCCCTATCAGCCGGGCAAACCCTTGGCGGAACTGGAACGGGAACTGGGTATCCGTGACGCCATCAAGCTGGCCTCCAATGAAAATCCGTTAGGTCCGAGCCCTCTGGCGCTGGCAGCCGTCCGCGAGGTGTTGCCCGCCCTGGCGCAGTACCCCGAAGGGTCGGCTCCGGAGTTGCGCGCGCTGCTGGCCCGTCAGCTCGATCTGGACCCTGGGCAATTTATTTTCGGCAACGGTTCTGATCAGGTGGTGGAGCTTGCGGTGCGTGCCCTTGCCGGGCCGGGTACGGAGGTGATTGTCTCGCAGTATGCCTTTGCCGCCTATGCCATTGCCGCGCAGGCCAGTGGTGCGACTGTACGGGTCGCCCCGGCGCGGGATTACGGTCATGACCTGGATGCCATGGCCAGTCTGCTCAACGCCAATACCCGGCTGGTTTTTATCGCCAATCCCAATAATCCCACGGGTACGTATCTTACGGCGGACGCCCTGGAGACCTTTATCGACAGCGTGCCTTCCCATGCGCTGGTGGTGCTGGACGAAGCCTACCTGGAACTGATGGACGCGGCGGATTATCCGGATGGCAGACGGTGGCTGCGGCGTTTCGGTAACCTGATGCTTACCCGTACGTTTTCCAAGGCCTATGGGCTGGCGGGTCTGCGTTGCGGTTACGGCATCGGCCACCCCGACCTGATGGCGGTGCTGGAGCGGGTTCGTCAGCCCTTCAACGTCAATACGCTGGCGCAGGTGGCGGCGCATGCCGCGCTTACGGATCGCGCCCATCTGCAGGCCACCCTGGCCAACAACCGTCAGGGGATCGTGGCCCTCCGCGATGGATTGTGCAATCTTGGATTGACAATTCTGCCGCCTGCAGGCAACTTTACCGCCTTCGCCGTGCCGGGAGGTGGACAGCGCGTCTATGAGGCCCTGCTGCTTCGGGGGGTGATCGTCCGGCCGCTTACCCCTTACGGCATGCCGGATCATCTGCGGGTCAGTGTTGGCCTGCCGGTGGAAAACCAACGTTTTCTTACAATGCTGGGCGAGGTCCTGTAA
- the aroF gene encoding 3-deoxy-7-phosphoheptulonate synthase, which yields MIVIVKPQATAEQMEHLLERIRQYGLQPMVSTGSERTVVGLLGDERLLPDGALESLPAVEQVMPILKPYKLVSREFKSTDTVIEVRGIPIGGRQIQVIAGPCSVETPEQMRSSAEAVKAAGCRLMRGGAFKPRTSPYTFQGVGDEGLDYFRTAADAAGLPIVTELMDVRKIDLFLEKGVDIIQIGTRNMQNFDLLKEVGRLDVPVILKRGLSATIKEWLMAAEYIAAHGNHRIIFAERGIRTFETAYRNVLDVTAIPVLKRETHLPVIVDPSHAGGKAWLVPQLSKAAIAAGADGLLVESHPCPEEAWCDADQALSPEQLTTLMGDLRRIAEAIGREL from the coding sequence ATGATCGTTATCGTCAAACCGCAAGCCACCGCAGAGCAGATGGAGCATCTGTTGGAGCGTATCCGCCAGTACGGTCTGCAGCCCATGGTCAGTACCGGCTCTGAGCGCACCGTGGTGGGCCTGTTGGGGGACGAGCGCTTGCTGCCTGACGGCGCACTGGAATCCTTGCCCGCCGTGGAACAGGTCATGCCCATTCTCAAGCCCTACAAGCTCGTCAGCCGCGAGTTCAAATCCACCGATACGGTCATTGAAGTGCGGGGGATCCCCATCGGTGGCAGGCAGATTCAGGTGATCGCAGGCCCCTGCTCGGTTGAAACGCCCGAGCAGATGCGCAGTTCCGCAGAAGCCGTCAAGGCGGCGGGGTGCCGTCTGATGCGTGGCGGGGCATTCAAACCCCGTACCAGTCCCTACACTTTTCAGGGCGTGGGTGACGAGGGCTTGGATTATTTCCGGACCGCTGCAGATGCCGCCGGTCTGCCCATTGTTACCGAACTGATGGATGTCCGCAAGATTGATCTATTTCTGGAAAAAGGAGTGGACATCATCCAGATCGGTACGCGCAACATGCAGAATTTTGATCTCCTCAAGGAAGTCGGTCGCCTGGACGTGCCGGTCATCCTCAAGCGTGGCCTGAGCGCCACCATAAAGGAATGGCTCATGGCGGCAGAATATATCGCCGCCCACGGCAACCACAGGATTATTTTTGCCGAACGTGGCATCCGTACCTTTGAAACGGCCTATCGCAACGTCCTCGACGTCACGGCCATACCGGTTCTCAAGCGAGAGACCCACCTGCCGGTCATCGTCGATCCCAGTCACGCGGGTGGTAAAGCCTGGCTCGTGCCGCAATTATCCAAGGCGGCCATTGCGGCGGGTGCAGATGGTTTGTTGGTGGAGTCGCATCCCTGCCCCGAAGAAGCCTGGTGTGATGCCGATCAGGCTCTGAGTCCGGAGCAACTCACGACGCTGATGGGCGATCTGCGCAGGATTGCCGAGGCCATTGGCCGCGAACTCTAG
- a CDS encoding prephenate dehydrogenase has translation MPDVPFQRIVIVGLGLMGGSIAKALRSRGFAGSLVGVVVDAQAVRRLRSAAKYWRISLTCEPEPALRNADLVLLATPPQIALRQLPELVRHISATGMVSDVASIKTPVAQLGRQLLGDRFIPGHPVVGGEKTGFAAARKNLYQGARVILTPLPEQAPAALDAVCGFWQCLGATVSQMTPEAHDQALAATSHLPHLLAFAYMAGLADQVPALRDLAGGGLRDFSRIAASDPDLWTAILSENRSAVVQHLKALQENLDTVRQMLAGDDTRTLKAFLKQGRACRQQFQFPPLTY, from the coding sequence ATGCCGGACGTCCCCTTCCAGCGAATCGTCATCGTCGGCCTGGGCCTGATGGGCGGCAGTATCGCCAAGGCCCTGCGCAGCAGGGGCTTCGCCGGATCGCTGGTGGGTGTGGTCGTCGATGCGCAAGCGGTTCGGCGACTGCGTTCTGCGGCAAAGTATTGGCGGATCAGCCTGACCTGCGAACCGGAACCGGCGTTGCGAAATGCCGATCTGGTGCTGCTCGCCACCCCTCCGCAAATCGCCCTGCGGCAGTTGCCGGAACTGGTACGCCATATATCTGCTACGGGGATGGTCAGCGATGTCGCCAGCATCAAGACGCCGGTGGCGCAACTGGGCCGTCAGTTGCTGGGAGATCGCTTTATCCCGGGGCATCCCGTGGTGGGTGGGGAAAAAACCGGATTTGCGGCAGCGCGGAAAAATCTTTATCAGGGCGCGCGCGTCATCCTGACGCCCCTGCCGGAACAGGCTCCCGCCGCGCTGGACGCGGTGTGCGGTTTCTGGCAATGCCTCGGTGCGACCGTTTCGCAAATGACGCCGGAGGCGCATGACCAGGCTCTTGCCGCGACCAGCCATCTGCCTCATCTGCTGGCCTTTGCCTACATGGCGGGCCTGGCGGATCAGGTCCCCGCTCTGCGGGATCTCGCCGGCGGCGGTCTGCGTGATTTTTCCCGGATAGCGGCCTCTGACCCCGATCTCTGGACTGCCATCCTCTCGGAGAATCGATCGGCCGTCGTACAGCATCTGAAGGCGTTGCAGGAAAATCTCGACACTGTCCGGCAGATGCTCGCAGGGGACGACACACGCACCCTGAAAGCCTTTCTGAAGCAGGGCCGCGCCTGCCGTCAACAGTTTCAATTTCCTCCGCTAACCTACTGA
- the aroA gene encoding 3-phosphoshikimate 1-carboxyvinyltransferase, giving the protein MTRYLVRPGSRLAGRFPVPGDKSISHRAVILGALAEGVTEVEGLLEGADVLATIAAFRSMGVQMEGPDKGHLRIHGAGLQGLRAPVVPLDCGNSGTAMRLLAGVLAGQPFPSTLVGDASLQKRPMGRILNPLRAMGAEIAAQDGRAPLHIHGRPLHGIDYALPVASAQVKSAVLLAGLYADGQTCVTEPAPTRDHSERMLQGFGQPVERHGPRACLRGGGRLCGQALQVPGDISSAAFFLLGATIAPGSDLTLEGVGINPTRTGIIEILTRMGARIDLTALREVGGEPVADIRVRYAPLQGIAIPPRLVPLAIDEFPALFIAAACAKGQTVITGAEELRVKESDRIAVMAGGLRALGATVEERVDGAIISGSALLGGRVDSHGDHRIAMAFAMAALVAQGDMEILDCANVATSFPSFPALAQQAGLLLEVASA; this is encoded by the coding sequence ATGACTCGATATCTCGTTCGTCCAGGCAGTCGGCTTGCCGGCCGTTTCCCGGTCCCGGGAGACAAATCCATTTCCCACCGTGCGGTCATTCTCGGGGCGCTTGCTGAAGGTGTCACTGAAGTGGAGGGGTTGCTGGAGGGCGCCGATGTGCTGGCCACCATCGCCGCTTTTCGCAGCATGGGGGTGCAGATGGAAGGCCCCGATAAAGGGCATCTGCGCATTCATGGGGCTGGCCTGCAGGGGCTGCGCGCGCCCGTTGTTCCTCTGGATTGCGGGAATTCCGGTACCGCCATGCGTCTCTTGGCGGGAGTGCTGGCCGGACAGCCTTTCCCCAGCACCCTGGTTGGCGACGCCAGTTTGCAGAAGCGGCCCATGGGCCGCATTCTGAACCCGTTGCGTGCCATGGGCGCGGAAATCGCCGCCCAGGATGGCAGGGCACCTTTACATATTCATGGGCGGCCCCTGCACGGCATCGACTATGCCCTGCCGGTGGCGAGCGCCCAGGTCAAATCCGCCGTGTTGTTGGCCGGACTGTATGCCGACGGACAAACCTGCGTGACCGAGCCCGCACCCACCCGCGATCACAGCGAGCGGATGCTGCAAGGTTTTGGCCAACCGGTGGAGCGTCATGGCCCGCGCGCCTGCCTGCGCGGCGGTGGCCGGTTGTGCGGGCAGGCGCTGCAGGTGCCGGGCGATATTTCGTCGGCCGCGTTCTTCCTGCTCGGCGCCACCATCGCGCCGGGCTCCGATCTCACCCTGGAAGGAGTTGGTATCAATCCGACCCGGACCGGTATCATCGAAATCCTCACCCGCATGGGCGCCCGGATCGATCTGACGGCCTTGCGTGAAGTGGGCGGTGAGCCAGTCGCTGATATCCGCGTTCGCTATGCACCATTGCAAGGTATCGCTATCCCACCTCGGCTGGTACCTCTGGCTATCGATGAATTCCCCGCGCTGTTCATAGCGGCGGCGTGTGCGAAGGGGCAGACGGTGATTACCGGTGCCGAGGAACTCCGTGTCAAGGAAAGCGACCGCATCGCGGTAATGGCTGGAGGGCTGCGCGCGCTGGGTGCTACGGTAGAAGAGCGTGTGGATGGCGCCATTATCAGCGGATCAGCGCTGCTGGGCGGCCGGGTGGACAGTCATGGGGATCATCGTATTGCGATGGCTTTTGCCATGGCCGCACTGGTGGCGCAGGGGGATATGGAAATCCTGGACTGTGCCAATGTGGCGACGTCCTTTCCGAGTTTTCCCGCGCTGGCGCAGCAGGCGGGGCTGCTGCTGGAGGTGGCAAGCGCATGA
- the cmk gene encoding (d)CMP kinase produces MNIVPVITLDGPGGVGKGTLGRLLAHDLGWHLLDSGAIYRALALAAQRAGLDADNETALSGLARTLPLGFRGAADETHVLLGGEVVDAEIRTPEVSALTSRIAAIPAVRAALLQRQRDFRRAPGLVADGRDMGTVVFPDAPLKVFLTASAEERGKRRLNQLMEQGISASLATVVAEIAERDARDQQRSVAPLRPAPDAKILDTSEQSVSDTYRVLQSWVRSAFQEN; encoded by the coding sequence ATGAATATCGTCCCCGTCATCACCCTGGATGGGCCCGGCGGGGTCGGTAAGGGCACGCTGGGTCGTCTCTTGGCCCATGATCTGGGTTGGCATCTGCTGGACAGCGGCGCTATATACCGCGCGCTGGCGCTGGCGGCGCAACGTGCCGGACTGGATGCAGATAACGAAACAGCCCTGTCCGGGCTGGCGCGTACCTTGCCGCTGGGTTTTCGCGGCGCCGCCGACGAAACCCATGTGCTACTCGGAGGGGAAGTTGTGGATGCGGAAATCCGCACCCCTGAAGTCAGCGCGCTGACCTCACGGATTGCGGCAATTCCTGCGGTTCGTGCGGCCTTGTTGCAACGGCAGCGGGATTTTCGCCGGGCACCGGGACTGGTGGCCGATGGCCGGGATATGGGGACGGTGGTTTTTCCGGACGCACCGCTCAAGGTGTTTCTTACCGCCAGTGCCGAAGAGCGCGGTAAGCGCCGTCTGAATCAGTTGATGGAACAGGGTATTAGTGCTAGTCTCGCCACAGTTGTGGCGGAAATTGCGGAACGCGATGCCCGGGACCAGCAGCGCAGCGTGGCACCGCTCCGGCCCGCGCCCGATGCAAAGATCCTGGATACCAGCGAACAAAGCGTTTCCGACACATACAGGGTCCTGCAAAGCTGGGTTCGATCTGCTTTTCAGGAAAATTGA
- the rpsA gene encoding 30S ribosomal protein S1, which yields MTTPNAEMLVEPSFAEMFEESQSTQGLKPGELLTGIVTRVDNDFVIVDVGLKSEGPIPAEQFRNAEGEIEVKVGDSVEVCLELVEDGMGETRLSREKARRAKTWVDLEKSFNDNAVVHGFLTGKVKGGFTVSIDGVRAFLPGSLVDVRPVRDVAYLEGKDLEMKIIKLDRKRNNVVVSRRAVVEQEQSVERGALLESIQEGAVLEGVVKNLTDYGAFIDLGGIDGLLHITDMGWRRVKHPSEVVTVGGEVRVLVLKFDRERGRISLGMKQLGEDPWRDIARRYPEATRIFGKVTNVTDYGAFVEIEEGVEGLVHVSEIDWTNKNINPAKALHVGQEVEVMILDIDEERRRISLGIKQCLPNPWDDFAQNFQKGDRVSGQIKSITDFGVFVGLDGGIDGLIHLSDLAWDRTGEEAVRDFKKGDTLDAVVLSIDPERERISLGVKQMETDPFIQFVVANEKGALVEGEVISVDSRGAEIRLGEGVEGFLPHRELARGVTLSAGDKIEVSIAMVDRKNRTLTLSTKAREAAVSQEDQTAAVQQYARSAATGTTSLGDLIKEQLKRKQEEES from the coding sequence ATGACCACCCCTAACGCTGAAATGCTTGTTGAACCCAGTTTTGCCGAGATGTTTGAAGAAAGCCAGAGCACCCAGGGCCTCAAGCCCGGCGAGTTGCTCACCGGCATCGTGACCCGCGTCGATAACGACTTTGTCATCGTTGACGTGGGCCTCAAGTCTGAAGGGCCGATTCCTGCCGAGCAGTTCCGCAATGCGGAAGGCGAAATAGAGGTGAAGGTCGGGGACTCCGTAGAGGTCTGTCTGGAGTTGGTGGAAGACGGTATGGGCGAAACCCGTCTCTCCCGTGAAAAAGCCCGCCGAGCCAAGACCTGGGTCGACCTGGAGAAGTCCTTCAACGACAACGCCGTGGTACATGGCTTCCTCACCGGCAAGGTGAAAGGTGGTTTCACCGTCAGTATCGACGGTGTGCGTGCCTTCCTGCCCGGCTCTCTGGTCGACGTGCGCCCGGTACGGGATGTGGCGTATCTCGAAGGCAAAGACCTCGAGATGAAGATCATCAAGCTGGACCGCAAGCGCAACAACGTGGTGGTCTCCCGCCGTGCGGTGGTCGAGCAGGAACAGAGCGTGGAACGCGGCGCACTGCTCGAAAGCATTCAGGAAGGCGCGGTCCTCGAGGGCGTGGTCAAGAACCTCACCGATTACGGCGCGTTTATCGACCTGGGTGGTATCGACGGCCTGCTGCATATCACCGATATGGGCTGGCGCCGGGTCAAGCATCCCAGCGAAGTGGTCACCGTGGGCGGTGAAGTGCGTGTTCTGGTCCTGAAGTTCGACCGCGAGCGCGGCCGTATCTCTCTCGGTATGAAGCAGCTGGGTGAAGACCCCTGGCGCGATATCGCCCGCCGTTATCCGGAGGCCACCCGAATTTTCGGTAAGGTCACCAACGTTACGGATTACGGCGCGTTCGTCGAGATCGAGGAAGGTGTCGAAGGTTTGGTGCATGTCTCCGAAATCGACTGGACCAACAAGAACATCAATCCGGCCAAGGCCCTGCATGTCGGCCAGGAAGTCGAAGTGATGATCCTGGATATCGACGAAGAGCGCCGCCGCATTTCGCTGGGTATCAAACAGTGCCTGCCCAATCCGTGGGACGACTTCGCACAGAACTTCCAGAAGGGCGATCGTGTCTCCGGTCAGATCAAGAGTATTACCGACTTCGGCGTGTTCGTCGGTCTGGATGGTGGTATCGACGGCCTGATCCATCTTTCCGATCTCGCCTGGGACCGTACCGGCGAAGAAGCGGTACGGGACTTCAAGAAAGGCGATACTCTGGATGCGGTGGTTCTCAGCATTGATCCGGAGCGGGAGCGTATCAGTCTGGGCGTCAAGCAGATGGAAACCGATCCGTTCATCCAGTTTGTGGTGGCCAATGAAAAGGGCGCCTTGGTGGAAGGTGAGGTGATTTCGGTGGACAGCCGTGGTGCTGAGATTCGGCTTGGCGAGGGCGTGGAAGGATTCCTGCCCCATCGTGAACTGGCGCGTGGTGTGACCTTGTCAGCCGGGGATAAGATCGAAGTCAGCATTGCGATGGTGGACCGCAAGAACCGTACCCTGACGCTCAGCACCAAGGCTCGGGAAGCCGCCGTTTCCCAGGAAGATCAAACAGCGGCGGTACAGCAATATGCGCGTAGTGCGGCGACGGGCACCACCAGTCTGGGCGATCTGATCAAAGAACAGCTCAAGCGTAAGCAGGAAGAAGAAAGTTAA
- a CDS encoding integration host factor subunit beta, whose amino-acid sequence MTKSELIKNISAQYPHLSVRDIEMATRQMLDYLSDALAEGERIEIRGFGSFSMHVRPAKQGRNPKTGEPVLVPEKRVPHFKPGKELREQVDYPEAVAGGKA is encoded by the coding sequence ATGACTAAATCAGAATTGATCAAAAACATCAGCGCACAATATCCGCACTTGAGTGTTCGTGATATTGAAATGGCTACCCGTCAGATGCTCGATTATCTGAGCGACGCGCTGGCTGAAGGGGAACGTATTGAAATTCGTGGTTTCGGAAGTTTTTCCATGCATGTGCGCCCTGCCAAGCAGGGGCGTAATCCGAAAACGGGAGAGCCGGTTCTGGTGCCTGAAAAGCGGGTTCCGCATTTCAAGCCGGGCAAGGAGCTCCGTGAGCAGGTTGATTACCCGGAAGCGGTTGCGGGTGGCAAGGCTTAA
- a CDS encoding tetratricopeptide repeat protein, translated as MDTVVVLVLLLAIALGVWIGRVTSPRKPVPDVPDTIPEIYIQGLNHLLSERNDEAVEVFLDALRQHPESVDILLALGRLFRRRGELERALRVHQYLLDQPALASDLRQSVLFEIAQDYLKAGILDRAESILKELLDRQPDHLEGLATLAELYELGSEWAKSIAVRQQLHKTGTQGQRPVIAMLYGELAEQSLLAGKAEQAGVFLGMARKEDPENPRALVVGGRIAFDRQNWDDAFDLWRKLLDSRVESVVLLVLEPFLSVLPHVANGVDAQKARERLLNMCRSPLAVKLLAHALQGVEGTLAATTYLRHLLLRQPDMRVMQVLLELDPEAPDPTLYPVMAMAVRGLSVEPAVFHCQSCGYQSPQYYWRCPSCRQWGTFSGGCSL; from the coding sequence GTGGATACCGTCGTCGTCCTCGTCCTGCTGTTGGCGATCGCGCTGGGCGTCTGGATCGGTCGGGTTACTTCTCCGCGAAAACCTGTGCCGGATGTCCCGGACACGATTCCCGAAATTTACATTCAGGGACTCAACCATCTCCTCAGTGAGCGCAATGATGAGGCGGTGGAGGTTTTTCTGGATGCCCTGCGGCAACACCCCGAAAGCGTTGATATTCTACTCGCCTTGGGGCGACTCTTCCGGCGCCGCGGAGAGTTGGAGCGCGCCTTGCGGGTACATCAGTACCTTCTGGATCAGCCGGCGCTGGCATCTGATTTGCGGCAGAGTGTACTCTTCGAGATTGCACAGGATTACCTCAAGGCCGGGATTCTCGATCGGGCCGAGTCCATCCTCAAAGAACTACTGGATCGTCAACCCGACCATTTGGAGGGCCTTGCCACGCTTGCCGAGTTGTACGAACTGGGCAGCGAGTGGGCCAAGTCTATCGCCGTGCGTCAGCAGTTGCACAAAACGGGTACGCAGGGCCAGCGTCCGGTGATTGCCATGCTCTACGGTGAGCTCGCCGAGCAGTCTTTGCTCGCGGGAAAAGCAGAGCAGGCAGGGGTCTTTTTAGGGATGGCGCGCAAGGAGGACCCGGAGAATCCACGGGCATTGGTGGTCGGCGGGCGTATCGCCTTTGACCGGCAGAACTGGGACGATGCCTTCGATCTCTGGAGAAAACTGCTGGATTCTCGGGTGGAGTCCGTAGTCCTGCTGGTTCTGGAACCATTTTTGAGCGTTTTACCACATGTTGCGAATGGCGTGGATGCGCAAAAGGCACGGGAACGCCTGTTGAATATGTGTCGTTCGCCGCTGGCGGTAAAACTTCTGGCGCATGCCCTGCAGGGCGTTGAAGGAACCTTGGCGGCGACAACGTATTTAAGGCATCTGCTATTGCGGCAGCCGGACATGCGGGTGATGCAGGTTCTGTTGGAACTGGATCCCGAGGCGCCAGATCCAACATTGTATCCCGTTATGGCGATGGCAGTCAGAGGACTTTCGGTAGAACCGGCGGTTTTCCATTGTCAGTCCTGTGGTTATCAGAGTCCTCAGTATTATTGGCGTTGCCCTAGTTGCCGTCAGTGGGGCACTTTTTCCGGAGGGTGCAGCTTGTGA
- the pyrF gene encoding orotidine-5'-phosphate decarboxylase: MISPLIIALDYADERDALILADQLDPAQCRVKVGKELFTASGPSIVERLQERGFDVFLDLKFHDIPQTVAKACRAASRLGVWMLNVHASGGSAMLRAAREAVEDGGGTRRPLLIAVTVLTSMDDDALHEVGVNSSVVEQVGRLATLAAACALDGLVCSALEADRLRNVLPELLRVTPGIRPAQYAEDDQRRIMTPAAALAAGSDFLVVGRPVTAAVDPARALGQILNELVAKPGDSREPG, from the coding sequence GTGATTTCTCCGCTCATCATTGCGTTGGATTATGCGGATGAACGCGATGCCCTGATTTTGGCGGATCAACTTGATCCCGCCCAGTGCCGGGTCAAAGTAGGCAAGGAACTTTTCACTGCAAGTGGCCCCTCCATTGTGGAGCGTCTGCAGGAACGGGGTTTCGACGTATTCCTGGACCTCAAGTTTCACGATATCCCGCAGACTGTTGCCAAAGCCTGCAGGGCGGCATCCCGGCTCGGCGTATGGATGCTCAATGTTCACGCCAGCGGTGGTAGTGCCATGCTGCGCGCAGCGCGTGAAGCCGTGGAAGACGGCGGCGGAACCCGGCGCCCGCTTCTGATTGCGGTGACGGTGCTCACCAGTATGGACGATGACGCGCTGCACGAAGTAGGGGTGAACAGTTCGGTGGTGGAGCAGGTTGGGCGTCTGGCGACACTGGCTGCGGCATGTGCACTGGATGGCCTCGTCTGTTCCGCGCTGGAGGCGGACCGTCTGCGCAATGTGCTGCCTGAGCTTCTGCGGGTGACTCCGGGGATTCGACCCGCGCAGTACGCGGAGGACGATCAACGACGTATCATGACGCCTGCGGCGGCACTGGCAGCGGGTTCGGACTTTCTGGTGGTAGGCCGGCCGGTCACGGCTGCGGTGGACCCGGCGCGGGCTCTCGGCCAGATATTGAATGAGTTGGTGGCTAAACCCGGCGATTCGCGGGAACCCGGCTGA
- the pyrE gene encoding orotate phosphoribosyltransferase, translating to MTADEVVALYKEDGALLHGHFLLSSGLHSDTYLQSARVLQYPGHAARLCAAMVAGIPDDLRRRISCVVGPAMGAVLVSYECGRALGVRSLFTEREAGQMVLRRGFVLAPGEGVLVVEDITTTGGSTRECMAAVTAAGGQVLAASAIIDRSSGFSDFDGAPFFPLLKLPVLTWEAAACPLCAAGGTPVKPGSRGLS from the coding sequence GTGACTGCAGACGAAGTGGTGGCGCTGTACAAAGAAGACGGGGCGCTGCTCCATGGACATTTTCTGTTATCCTCCGGGCTGCATAGCGATACCTACCTGCAGTCGGCCAGGGTGCTGCAATATCCTGGGCACGCTGCGCGACTGTGTGCGGCGATGGTGGCGGGTATTCCTGATGATCTGCGGCGGCGCATCTCCTGTGTCGTGGGGCCAGCCATGGGTGCGGTTCTGGTATCCTACGAATGCGGCCGTGCGCTGGGGGTACGCAGCCTGTTTACCGAACGGGAAGCCGGGCAGATGGTGCTGCGCCGGGGCTTTGTGCTGGCGCCGGGTGAGGGTGTCCTGGTGGTCGAAGATATTACGACGACAGGGGGCTCGACGCGGGAATGTATGGCGGCTGTTACCGCAGCAGGTGGGCAGGTATTGGCGGCATCAGCGATCATTGACCGCAGTTCGGGATTCAGCGATTTTGACGGCGCACCATTTTTCCCCCTATTGAAGCTCCCCGTGCTTACCTGGGAAGCTGCCGCCTGCCCTCTCTGCGCGGCAGGTGGAACGCCCGTCAAACCAGGGAGCCGTGGTCTGTCCTGA